In Brassica napus cultivar Da-Ae chromosome A3, Da-Ae, whole genome shotgun sequence, the sequence GAACCACAAAAGCCGTGTCACCGGGCTTAAAGCTCCCAGCAAGAAAGGCTTCGCTGAGTGGATCTTCCACAATCTCCGTGACGGTTCTACGTAGTGGTCGTGCACCGTAGGCCGGATCATAGCCTTGTCTGCATATAAGCTCCTTGACAGGTTCAGACACCTCTAAACCGACTCCAAGTGCCACAAGCCTCGACTTCAAGTCTTGTAACATCAGATTCAAAATCTCCATCATCTGCAAAATCAGAgttgaatttcttttttaatatatttgcttcttcttttttaaatagAAGGTTGAAGCCTGTAATCCCCAGACCCGAAACcttatttttaagattaaaagataGATACAATTACTAACCTGCGCCTGCTCGAGCTGTCTGAAGATGACGATTTCGTCAATACGGTTCAACAACTCTGGACGGAAGTAGTTCTTGAGTTCTTCGACTACCAAAGCTTTCATACCAGAGTAAGAAGCTTCCTCTTCGTCATCATCGAGGATAAAACCGATTGACCTCTGTCTTCCCTTGGCAATGGCTGATGATCCGACATTAGAGGTCATTATGATCAGTGCGTTCTTGAAAGACACTCTCCTTCCCTGTAAGATAACAGAGCCAACATAAAGTTCCAACTCTGTAGGTCTATTGAAGACGCTAGAAAATGATTTTAAAGTATAAATGTGGGCCAATCGAACCTGTGAATCGGTAAGATGGCCGTCTTCGAAGAGCTGGAGAAGAATGTTGAAAATATCAGGATGGGCTTTCTCTATCTCATCGAATAAAACCACTGTAAAAGGACGTCTCCTGATAGCTTCAGTGAGCATTCCACCTTCTTCAAAACCAACATATCCGGGAGGAGAGCCTATCAATTTGCTCACCGTATGACGCTCCATGTACTCACTCATGTCCAATCTCAGCATAGATTCCTCCTGCAATGAATAAATCAGTTCAGTGACCACATCATGTGTCATCAGCAGTACATTGTTAACGAAGAAGCCGTACCGATCCAAAATAATTAGCTGCTAGAGCTTTAGTGAGTTCGGTTTTTCCAACTCCAGTAGGTCCACAGAACAGCATAGCGGCAATAGGACGGTCAGGATCTTTTAAGCCAACACGTGACCTCTTCACAGCTCTAGATATGGCAGCTACGGCCTCGTCTTGACCAACGACTCTGTTTCTGAGCTCATCTTCTAGACCCATAAGAAGCATTCTCTCATCTGCGGTGATCTGCTGAACTGGAATTCCAGACCAAGCCGATGCAACCGCTGCAATATCATCAGGCCCCACCTCTATAGGCCTGAAAAGTAGAATCAAACAAATGTTATAGAGGTTACTTCtttaatttgtaattatataaaaGAAGAAATCATACTCATCGTTGCCTGCTGCAGGTGGTAGAGAAGACTCCTCAACTAGTTCAGTAGACTCGTCTACAATGTTATTACCATCTTCCTGGTTCGGCCTGCTTGATAGAACCtattaacaagaaaaattatTGAAGCCATTTAATAGGTAAATATGATAATGTATATACTCGTAGGACGAATGTCTAGTCTATTACCACTTCGTGCATGGCCTGAACAGTTCTGATCTCTTGCCAGTAATCATCCGGTGGCTTCGAAAGGATACAGATTGCATCCtcctttttctttctaaaagcTTGGATGCGAGCTCTGCTTCCCGCCTCGTCAATAAGATCGATAGCTTTATCTGGAAGAAACCTATCCGCGATGTATCGCGATGAAAGGTACACTGCAGCATCTATAGCTTCCATAGTGTATTTGCAGTTGTGATGGGCTTCGTATTTTTCACGAAGGCCTATCAAAATCTTCACCGCGTCTTCCTAAAAATTATTGTTAAGATGAATACAATAGATAAGAAAAACAGATGTTGTTTGGTTTGATAAGATTAGCAAAACATTGGCTTGAACTGAAAAGAAACCTCGCTTGGCTCGTCAATCAACACTGGCTGGAACCTCCTTGCTAGGGCTTTGTCCTTCTCAAACTGACTCCTGAATTCGTCAAGGGTTGTGGATGCAATGCACTGCAAATGGTTGATTATTGATTAGTAGAGCTAGCTTTCGAGCACCATATAATTAGCATATGTTTCACATTACTTTTTTTCAGTTTTACTAGAATCTTTGAGCATAAACCAAACCCAAAGTGGTACACTTTCTCAAAGCAGCACAGAGTCAATTCATTCAGCATATGTTTCACATTACTTTTTTTCAGTTTTACTAGAATCTTTGAGCATAAACCAAACCCAAAGTGGTACACTTTCTCAAAGCAGCACAGAGTCAATTCATTTAACATGCGTACCTGAAGTTCACCCCTTCCAAGTGGTGGTTTCAAGAGATTAGCAATGTCAAGACCAGACCCTTTGTTGCCTCTTCCGACTGTGCCAGATCCAATAAGAGTGTGCACTTCATCTATGAAGAGAATCACCTTACCTATgagaaagaaaaaggagaaaaaaaatgttaataatgTGCCATTTTAGTTTTACAGTCTTCCATGAATTAGTAGAGTTTGAGATCAATAACCTGATTTTTTCACTTCGCTTATCAAAGCAGTGACTCGTGATTCCAGTTCCCCTCTTTCCTTTGCACCAGCCATAAGCAGTCCTATATCCAGGGACATGATGCGTTTTGTCTAACATATAGCAACAAACAAAAATTGTCATGTACATGGTTTTGACCAACTtcagatttttttcaaaaaaaaaattaatttgctTAGATGCTGATGCTCACCAAGAGAAATCCAGGAGCATTTGCTTCCGCAATACTAATCGCTAGTCCTTCAGCGATGGCGGTCTTCCCAACACCAGCCTCACCTAGAAGAATAGGGTTGTTTTTGGTTCTGCGGCAAAGTATCTGGATGACTCTTTGAACTTCCTTCTCCCTGCCAATAACAGGATCAATAAGCCCCTCGCTAGCTCGTGCCGTAAGATCCACACAGAACTGTTCCAGTACACTTTTCTCTggtgaaacacaaaaaaaaaattggttaaaaAGGTCTATCAGTATCTCACTTCTCAGACTCATAAGAACAAATAAAGTGAATAAACACATTACCTTTAGTTCTTCCAGCACTTCCAGGACCACCAACTCTGCCATTAGGGGAAGCGTCTTTAGAAGAAGGTGGTTCTCTTCCGTCTTTGGCAATCTCTCCTTTAAGTCTGGTCAGTGCTGCTGCTGTGAGCAAATTCATATTTGCTCCCAATCTAATATCACATCAACAAATCAAAAGGTAATCAGAGACACTTCGTTTCATTGCAGCATATAGTCTTTTTTAATGACCCATTCGGATTGTAAAGACCCGACTAACTAGGCCTGCGGTTATTAATCGAACAGAACTGAACTTAACCGAACCAAAAAGTTCAGATCAGTTAGAAGGTTCGGTTCAATTCAGCAACTAAAAAACTTGGTTTTCGGACTAATACCAACcttaaccaaaattttgaatcaaaatctgaaccgaaataacctaattaatcaaaaaaaaaattcggatTTTATCCAatttaaactcaaaatttaacccaaaaccataaaacttcggtagaaattttgaaaccgaaccaaaccccAACTAACCGAATTTCAAAGTAACCAACCCTAATAACCGAAGAAACCGAATCCGCAGGCCAACCACTAACTCTAAAGGCGAGGGACAATAGCCAAATGCTTAATCCCCTCCCAATTGAAGAGGATCTTTTACCTCTTGAGGACTTTCCCAGCGCTACCGTCATCAACGGTAAAGAGTCCGACAGCTATATGCTCGGGAGCAATATACTGACACTCCAAAGTCCTCGAATACTCCACCGCAGCTTCGAACACCCGCTTCGTGCTGATCGAGAACGGCATATCCGTGGACCTAGAGTACGAACTCGACGACGACGACTCCGATAAGCCCGAATCGTCGGAGTTAGCTTTGTCCCAGATACTCGAGACAGCTTCACGCGCCTTGTCTACGGTGACTCCGGATCCGAGGAACCCCTGAGGGTCGCGATCCTCGGCGATGAGGCCGAGGAGAAGGTGCTGAGGGTAGACCATGTCTTTCCCCAACGATTTAGCTTCCTTCTGGGAGAAGATGATGGCTCTGATGGCTCGTTCGGTGAACCGCTCGAAAACGGCTGAGATCGGGGTGAGTTTGTTTCGTTTCTTGCGGGGGAATCGGCGGGAGTTCGTTGGAGTTGTGGAGAGGCGGTGGATCGTACGGCGGTTGGAGAGGGAGATTCCGAGgtaggaggaggagaaggaagagaggGAAGAAGCGGCGAAGGAGGTGAcgggagaagatgaagaagaggggAGACGGCGGGTGTGAAGGGTTAGAGGAGAGGAAGTAGATAAGACTTCCATGATCGTCTTCGTTGGCGGTGAGAAACTCTCCGGTGGTGTTTTTCCGGTTTGTGCCAAAGTTatgagaattattattattttgaggAAAATGAATAAAGGAAGCAAAGAAAAGTAAGCTGAGACGTCACggcaaagtatttttttttttcgttattCGGTTGTTTGTGGATTCTTCGTATTATATAAACGAAACTCTCTGGATTCTTAAGGCTCTGTTTGGGTATGATTTATTAGCCGCGTTTGCGTTTTGATAAGATTCTTTTCACTGTTGTCTATTGTTTACTTTGTAATAGGAGACTAAAAGAGGCGTAGGCGTGTTTCAATAAATATAAGATTGTAATTTAGTGGAAACTCAAGTCGACacaaacaaagagagagagagagagatatttcTTCTTTCACAATGGCTTTTCATAAcatttataagaatattatgTACACTCTTGTGATTGTGGATTAACAGGTAAAAAAAAGTGTAAATATTAGTATGAATTCAATGTTTGCCGAGTTTAACTGTTTAAGTATCAGTTTAACGAGTTGTAAAGGTGGTCATatagtttgtttatttatttattattatttttattttttttggcatcgtttgtttatttatttgtctTAACTTAAGCCATTCTGGATAAGATGACACatctattattttgttttgaatacaTTATTTAGAGAAAACCTTCTGTGGTGTCTTTCGCACAACCTCAAAAATAAACGTATAACATGTGGAATGTGTTTGGATGATAATGAATGCAAGTTTGCGTGACATAACGTCTGACGCGCTTTTCCCTGAAAAGAACAAAAGTTTtgggtttttcttcttctagtaGATGAacgttttaaactttttatcctCGTCAAACATATATACTTGTGAATATGTAAGTTTAAGTAGTACAAATCTAGCTTCTGTGATCTTTTAATTTAGGCATACCCTTTCCCGAAAAAGTATTAGATATAAATACAATTGTAAAGCAAAATATGCTGGTATGGTATCTGCCATTTGACCCATGCCCTCAAGTCAACAAATGTTGAAAACTCAGAACGTTGAACAAAGAAACTAAAGGACCAGACGCAAGCACAAGTGCTACAAGAAGCAGCTCAAGTTGCACACgaaatgaaaacaaagagaaacgGTCCCTATCCTAAGCTACAgaatagagaaaataaaaacttattagCCTAACCGTGCCAATTTAGGGTTCCTAGTTGTGTTCCCTTTTAATTGTTCGGTGGAAATTTCTTTCCATTAGAAGAAAAATAGAAGACAAACAAAAAGAGAGTCAATTTATTGGTTACCCAAGTTCTCTTCATGCAAGTCAATTCACGAGCTTTTTGACGTACGTTACAAGCAATAACGTGTACTTTTCTATTATCTCTCTCGTGTTATATAATTCACTTTCTCGTTTttattcctttttcttttcttagccatattttatatattgaagaaCGACTCTACAAGCCTTGACATCTTGTCAtacaatttttgtatatagatGAATGATATAAAGAATGAAAAAGCCTGGGTTCAAAATTGCACCACAAACAATCAAATTTTCCGCTTCGGTTGACTTTAATGATCAAGTTTGATGGAGAAATCTAGCCACGTCAATCTTGGATCCCCCCGTCCTTCACATGACATGTGACTTGCCAATGCATTTTCTTAACTTTTGTTAATGATTTAGCTGGTCTTTCTCGAAAATTAATTCTTATACCCGAATGAGTCATAAGATCCATCAGTTTGGACGTGTGTCTGAATGTGGCGAATCCTTTTCCCGTTCTATAGAAACCAAGGAAGAAAACTGGTTAAAACCAACACAATGCTCAACTTGTTTACTCTCCATTTGGATAATAGAGAGAATATGAGCAAAATAGCATGGAAGCTGAATAAAAAAAAGTCTCCAGAAAAGAGACTCAATCGATGCAATTGTGGTGATACTAGCAGGCACGGTTGGATGTGATGTAATCATCTCAATGGCAGTAGTATTTGCTGGAAATGTGAGATTCCATAATAGTAGTTGGAAAAGTGAATGTTTCAGCTGTTAGGAGTTACTATCTCAGAACTTGTGGCATATTACTAGCCTTGATCACATTGTCAATCTCCATGTCATTCACCATTGCAACGTGGAAACCGCGTTTGACTTTGTTTCTTAGTTGCTCGCATATATACATCTAGTAGGCAACAAAGCATACTCTATACCTACTATAGAGATAAaacctattttttttatcacagcGCTTATGAAAAGCTTTACTTAATTCAACCTTGATCAGAATCTTGGCCTCATCCATGATGGATCTAGGTGAGGTTTGTGAGATCCCATTGGAACACCCTAATTCATAAGAAATGTAGCTCATTCTCCGGATTAAATACAAATTGTTGAGTACTTTCTTCAAGGTTATCCATCCTGAAATAATTTTGATCTCAAGGATAACTAAGGTTGTTTCTGGAGTCTACAAAGTAACAAACATCAAACAATTACCAAGTTAATATCTTTTGAAGTACCCAAATCGTAGTTGCTTTATCAGGGATGCTGAAAAGATAGCTTGATCCAGTTGCCCAAAATTCTAATGGTGATTCTGCAAAATCCCTAACACATAGGCACATAGCTTAGAGACTGTAAATATAAAGATCGTATAGAAGAGACGAACCTATAAAACTGACATATGAGGTATCTTTCTGGTTCTCCAGTCCTTGTAACAGAGCTTGCGCCAAGCAGCCTAAAGTTGCATTTAACTGATAAATTCAAGAAATCATTTACATGGTAACCATTCAAAAGTTTATTGGAAATGATAGGATACTAAGTATAACTTATTTTAAGCTACACAAGTAAACAAGTCCATGAAATGGCTTTATTTTCTGACCaaaataaatgacaaaaatgaagATCAAAAATCAGTTTGAGAACCAAAAGTTGAACTCCCATTTATtatctatttttcatttaaaaaatatttttctcgtGATATATATAATCCCCATTAGAGAATTATCCTACGTACTTTTCAATTAAATGGAGTGAATTGGATGTCCTCTTATATGGAGTGAATTGGATGTTCAAGCAACGCTAGTATTGCAAGGAACTTCTTCCTGGCTGATGCTCTTCTCTGTTTTTGTTGCAGTGTTTGTAACTTCTCAAGTTACACGGTATGCATTTATTCAAGAAGGTTATGAGATCGTATTCTTTCGATTTCTTATTGCCTTTTGTAATGAGGTGTATCGTCATTCTATCATCTGTTTAATCAATGTTTCAGTTTGTTTGGCTTTTAGTTTCAGTTAAACTCTTTTAAGCTTTCAGCATGGTTCgaacaatcaaacaaaaatgattCTCGTTGAGTTCTTTGAGATTTTTTCAATCCTTTATAATATATCACATTGGTATTGATCAGAACCGTGGTATCGATCCATCAACCCACAGAAAACGTCTTGTATCGACCAGGTCTGAAATTACCTGTTTTGAGTTTTTAATTGGTATTCTTGTTTTGGCTGGCTTTGATCATTCTTTTGTAGAACATATTAGAAATTTTACAGGgttattaacttattattaGTATCAGGATGGATCATCCATGTTCTATAGGCAGTTTCTTTTTAAATGCAACTGGTGTACAAATTTGTATTTGCCTACATCTGTTTTGTACTTTTAAATGGTAAAATCGAATATAATCAATAATTCTATGGACTCTCGATTACTAATTAGAATATAGTATTTTCTTGATAAGTTTCAAACATTCGCTACAGACTTGTTAAAAAACAGTGGACTATTGTTTTcaatttaataaaaaggaaTAATAACTCaacttatgattttttttttttttatttcattttgttaTGGTTTTGCATTACAGTTGCACGTTATCAGTTTTGGTTGTGTTTGCATCACAAATGACAAATTTGGTGGGCCAACTCGGACCACGTCTTTCTTCTTTATTCAAATAATAATTTCTTATTACACAATCAATCACCTCTCCTCACTATTTATATACAAATCCAGTTTCATTCCTCCTATCATATCACAAGATCGTTTACTTTCCCTAAAGTTTTCAGAGAGAAAGAACATCATCAAGTATTCTCCCggaaaatttattgattttctcGTGAAAATGTTGCGATTACAATTTTTCCTCTGAAACTTTCTTGCTTCACTTTCTAGTATACTCATTCTTCATTTTCAGTAAAATTAAGCCGTagagagacttttttttttttaacaaaaaaaaaatgcagagAGTGAGCTTTGAAGTGTCAGGTTCAGGCTACAACTCCGAAGCCGAAAGCAGCGGCTACATGAGCGGTCCGATGAGCGGTCAACTCCCACCGGTTTACAAAAAGCCAGCGATCAAGAACTCCGGATACTCGGGGGAGCACAGGCGTCCCCAGGCGCCATACGTGGACATCACGGTAGACGTCCACGACGACAGGGTATCCGTAAACAGCCTCAAATCTCCCGGTTCGGAAGGCGGGTCCAGCGTCGAAGAGAGCCCAGAGCTCACGCTTCTGAAACGCAACCGCCTCGAGAAGAAAACGTCTGTGGTGAAGCGTCTGGCCTCTGTTTCTCACGAGCTCAAGCGCATTACGTCTGTCTCTAGTAGCAGTACGAGGAAGGCCGGTCGCGGTGCGGCGAAGTTAGACCGGACGAAATCGGCAGCGGCTCAGGCTTTGAAGGGGCTTAAGTTTATCAGCAAAAACGACGGCGGCGCGGGATGGTCTGCCGTGGAGAAGAGGTTTAATCAGATCACGGCGACGACCGGGGGGTTGTTGATTCGGACCAAGTTTGGGGAGTGTATTGGGATGAACTCGAAGGAGTTTGCGTTGGAGCTGTTTGATGCGTTGGCGAGACGAAGGAACATAACGGGGGAAGTGATCGATGGAGATCAGTTAAAAGAGTTTTGGGAACAGATCAATGATCAAAGCTTTGATTCTAGGCTTAAGACGTTCTTCGACATGTAcagtttcttgtctttttaaGTTTCTCTTTCTCTGTCTGTGAATCTGAttgtaatgaaaaaaaaatgcaggGTGGATAAAGATGCTGATGGTAGACTTACCGAAGATGAAGTTAGAGAGGTAAGACGGCGCCCGCCTAGTCGGTGGACATAAACGAAACTAGTTTTCttgaacaattttttaaaaaatcagtcTAAACAATAATCTAGTATAAAATGCTTAATTACCGCCTAACCATTTTTTGAACATTGGTGTAACTCTACTCTGTTTCGCAGATTATAAGTCTTAGTGCATCTGCAAACAATCTGAATACAATCCAGAAGAGAGCTGATGAGTATGCTGCACTTATCATGGAAGAGCTGGATCCAGACAATATAGGCTACATCATGGTAGTAAtgaaaattcgattttttttctcATGTTATTTGGGCTGAGActgaatcatttttttttaatcttgaaACAGTTGGAGAGTCTTGAGACACTGCTTTTGCAAGCGGCGTCACAGTCTGTAATAACAAGTACTGGGGAGAGAAAGAACCTGAGCCAGATGATGAGTCAGAGGCTTAAGCCTACGTTTAACCGCAACCCATTGAAGCGATGGTACCGTGGACTCAGATTCTTTGTGCTAGACAACTGGCAAAGATGTTGGGTTATAGTTCTATGGCTCATAGCTATGGCCATACtctttgtatacaaatacatcCAATACAGGCGTAGCCCTGTGTATCCAGTGATGGGTGATTGTGTGTGCATGGCCAAAGGTGCAGCGGAAACAGTTAAGTTGAACATGGCTTTGATTCTTTTGCCTGTTTGTAGAAACACCATCACATGGCTTAGGAATAAGACCAGGTTGGGTCGTGTTGTCCCATTTGATGACAATCTTAACTTCCACAAGGTAACACAACACAACGCAAACATATCCCtaagaacatttttttattaatggaaTTTTAATCAAGGCTTAAAACATTAGGTTATAGCTGTGGGGATTTTAGTTGGAGTAACGATACACGCCGGTGCACATTTATCTTGCGATTTTCCGCGGCTACTAGACGCAACACCAGAACAGTATAGGCCTTTAAGGCAGTTTTTTGGGGAGGAGCAACCACAGAGCTATTGGCATTTTGTAAACTCTGTTGAAGGTATAACCGGACTTGTAATGGTTCTGTTGATGGCGATTGCTTTCACATTAGCCACTCCTTGGTTCAGAAGAGGGAAGCTTAAGCTTCCAGGACCGTTAAAGCAGCTAGCTAGCTTCAATGCCTTTTGGTACACTCACCATTTGTTCGTCATAGTCTACGTTCTCCTTGTTGCTCATGGATACTACTTGTATATCACCAAAGATTGGCGCCAAAAGACggtaattaaattaattataaccccccccccccccccttcttCAAAAATCAGAAAGGTACATAACATAAGCTGATATATTCTTAATTTATTTGGTACTAGACTTGGATGTATTTGGTGGTACCAGTGGTT encodes:
- the LOC106387912 gene encoding chaperone protein ClpD, chloroplastic yields the protein MEVLSTSSPLTLHTRRLPSSSSSPVTSFAASSLSSFSSSYLGISLSNRRTIHRLSTTPTNSRRFPRKKRNKLTPISAVFERFTERAIRAIIFSQKEAKSLGKDMVYPQHLLLGLIAEDRDPQGFLGSGVTVDKAREAVSSIWDKANSDDSGLSESSSSSSYSRSTDMPFSISTKRVFEAAVEYSRTLECQYIAPEHIAVGLFTVDDGSAGKVLKRLGANMNLLTAAALTRLKGEIAKDGREPPSSKDASPNGRVGGPGSAGRTKEKSVLEQFCVDLTARASEGLIDPVIGREKEVQRVIQILCRRTKNNPILLGEAGVGKTAIAEGLAISIAEANAPGFLLTKRIMSLDIGLLMAGAKERGELESRVTALISEVKKSGKVILFIDEVHTLIGSGTVGRGNKGSGLDIANLLKPPLGRGELQCIASTTLDEFRSQFEKDKALARRFQPVLIDEPSEEDAVKILIGLREKYEAHHNCKYTMEAIDAAVYLSSRYIADRFLPDKAIDLIDEAGSRARIQAFRKKKEDAICILSKPPDDYWQEIRTVQAMHEVVLSSRPNQEDGNNIVDESTELVEESSLPPAAGNDEPIEVGPDDIAAVASAWSGIPVQQITADERMLLMGLEDELRNRVVGQDEAVAAISRAVKRSRVGLKDPDRPIAAMLFCGPTGVGKTELTKALAANYFGSEESMLRLDMSEYMERHTVSKLIGSPPGYVGFEEGGMLTEAIRRRPFTVVLFDEIEKAHPDIFNILLQLFEDGHLTDSQGRRVSFKNALIIMTSNVGSSAIAKGRQRSIGFILDDDEEEASYSGMKALVVEELKNYFRPELLNRIDEIVIFRQLEQAQMMEILNLMLQDLKSRLVALGVGLEVSEPVKELICRQGYDPAYGARPLRRTVTEIVEDPLSEAFLAGSFKPGDTAFVVLDDTGNPSVRTKPDSHNVRVTDKTSIA
- the LOC111203571 gene encoding respiratory burst oxidase homolog protein C translates to MQRVSFEVSGSGYNSEAESSGYMSGPMSGQLPPVYKKPAIKNSGYSGEHRRPQAPYVDITVDVHDDRVSVNSLKSPGSEGGSSVEESPELTLLKRNRLEKKTSVVKRLASVSHELKRITSVSSSSTRKAGRGAAKLDRTKSAAAQALKGLKFISKNDGGAGWSAVEKRFNQITATTGGLLIRTKFGECIGMNSKEFALELFDALARRRNITGEVIDGDQLKEFWEQINDQSFDSRLKTFFDMVDKDADGRLTEDEVREIISLSASANNLNTIQKRADEYAALIMEELDPDNIGYIMLESLETLLLQAASQSVITSTGERKNLSQMMSQRLKPTFNRNPLKRWYRGLRFFVLDNWQRCWVIVLWLIAMAILFVYKYIQYRRSPVYPVMGDCVCMAKGAAETVKLNMALILLPVCRNTITWLRNKTRLGRVVPFDDNLNFHKVIAVGILVGVTIHAGAHLSCDFPRLLDATPEQYRPLRQFFGEEQPQSYWHFVNSVEGITGLVMVLLMAIAFTLATPWFRRGKLKLPGPLKQLASFNAFWYTHHLFVIVYVLLVAHGYYLYITKDWRQKTTWMYLVVPVVLYGCERLIRAFRSSIKAVTIRKVAVYPGNVLAIHLSRPQNFKYKSGQYMFVNCAAVSPFEWHPFSITSAPQDDYLSVHIRVLGDWTRALKGVFSEVCKPPPAGVSGLLRADMMHGANNPDFPKVLIDGPYGAPAQDYKKYEVVLLVGLGIGATPMISIVKDIVNNIRAKEQAELNRMEHGTSEPQQRNKKESFRTRRAYFYWVTREQGSFDWFKNIMNEVAERDTNRIIELHNYCTSVYEEGDARSALIHMLQSLNHAKNGVDIVSGTRVMSHFAKPNWRNVYKRIAMDHPNTKVGVFYCGAPALTKELRHLALDFTHKTSTRFSFHKENF